From the genome of Muricauda sp. SCSIO 64092, one region includes:
- a CDS encoding metallophosphoesterase family protein — protein sequence MKIALFSDIHANLPALEAFFEDLEKHRPDATYCLGDLVGYNIWPNEVINEIRKRQIPTIAGNYDFGIGRRSDDCGCAYKSDEEKANGAVSISFTNQIVNDEERAYLKTLPAHINLEFQLNGEKATILLVHGSPRRINEYLFEDRADKSLLRIMRDANADVMCFGHTHKPYHKTLPDPENEASLYRHAINIGSIGKPKDGDKRGCYVLLTIDGNFAKGKKDGISVDFIRFEYDVEKAAKAVEGSILPNAYAEALRVAK from the coding sequence ATGAAAATTGCACTATTCTCCGATATTCACGCCAATCTTCCTGCATTGGAAGCCTTTTTTGAAGATTTGGAAAAACACCGTCCGGATGCCACCTATTGTCTTGGGGATTTGGTAGGCTACAATATTTGGCCCAATGAGGTCATCAATGAAATCCGTAAACGTCAAATCCCTACCATCGCGGGCAACTATGACTTTGGCATAGGCAGGAGGAGCGACGACTGTGGATGTGCTTATAAAAGTGATGAGGAAAAAGCCAATGGGGCCGTTTCCATTTCCTTTACCAATCAAATCGTGAACGATGAAGAGCGGGCCTATCTAAAAACATTGCCCGCACATATTAATTTGGAGTTTCAACTAAACGGGGAAAAGGCAACGATTTTATTGGTACATGGGAGTCCCCGGCGTATCAATGAATACCTTTTTGAGGACAGGGCAGATAAGAGCCTATTGCGAATTATGAGGGATGCCAATGCCGATGTGATGTGTTTTGGACACACCCATAAGCCCTATCACAAAACTTTGCCCGATCCCGAAAATGAAGCATCATTGTATCGTCACGCCATTAATATTGGCTCCATTGGTAAGCCCAAGGATGGGGATAAAAGGGGATGCTATGTGCTTTTAACCATTGATGGGAACTTTGCGAAGGGAAAAAAGGATGGTATCTCCGTGGATTTTATCCGTTTTGAATACGACGTGGAAAAAGCGGCCAAAGCAGTGGAGGGAAGTATACTGCCCAATGCCTATGCAGAGGCTTTAAGGGTTGCCAAGTAG
- a CDS encoding LamG domain-containing protein encodes MRKFIFLLLACNVTFWSCDEDDSTAAIDYGALDAIIAEAQAEADPSKEGDRGGDVVFGATQILQDAIDRYSAYKTTAVNQGTVDSAINLLTLALETYRNSIVVIDNASLLQSILAAQGILDNAGPEGTEIGDYIIGSKAIFQMAIDAAQVVADNASATQSEINGAETDLNVATTVFEASVIADTDFTALNDAITSAQELVDNAVEGTENGQYAVGSKAILQGAIDAAEVVADNLAAQQLDVDQALMDLNTAVAAFEAGKIVPPSFLTFEGDDYIKVDGFKAVTGGGARTCEAWVRTTSSENNIIIMSWGENSSAQKWDVRLHNANRALRVEYNGGGVVGTKPLNDGEWHHIAIVVPAEGVPLSSVLLYVDGQPEPTTAASGGNPINTSAVNDFEIGRSAAQPSRYWIGGLTDIRVWDDARTAAEIAANYDKRLNGDEAGLMGYWKLDEGTGNTVQDSSTNGNSGTLGGDLGETARPLWTEIDAGFPFDP; translated from the coding sequence ATGAGAAAATTTATCTTTTTGTTGTTGGCCTGCAATGTCACTTTTTGGAGCTGTGATGAGGATGATTCCACTGCGGCCATTGACTACGGCGCATTGGATGCGATAATTGCAGAGGCACAGGCGGAAGCGGACCCTTCAAAGGAGGGAGATCGAGGTGGTGATGTTGTGTTCGGTGCGACGCAAATTCTACAAGATGCCATTGATAGGTACAGTGCATACAAAACAACAGCAGTCAATCAAGGCACCGTTGATAGCGCCATAAATTTATTGACCTTGGCTTTGGAAACCTATCGCAACAGTATCGTGGTCATCGATAATGCCTCACTGTTACAATCCATTTTAGCAGCACAAGGGATATTGGACAATGCCGGGCCGGAAGGTACCGAAATAGGGGATTATATCATTGGTTCAAAAGCAATTTTTCAAATGGCCATCGATGCTGCCCAGGTGGTTGCGGATAATGCAAGTGCAACGCAGAGTGAAATAAATGGGGCAGAAACCGATTTGAATGTGGCTACCACGGTATTCGAGGCCAGTGTAATTGCTGATACCGATTTTACTGCGTTGAACGATGCCATAACGTCAGCACAGGAATTGGTGGACAACGCGGTTGAAGGCACGGAAAATGGTCAGTATGCCGTGGGATCAAAAGCGATTTTACAAGGCGCTATTGACGCTGCCGAAGTAGTTGCGGACAATCTGGCGGCACAACAGTTGGATGTTGACCAGGCGCTTATGGATCTTAATACAGCAGTGGCAGCATTTGAGGCCGGTAAAATTGTACCACCAAGTTTCCTGACTTTTGAAGGTGACGATTACATCAAAGTGGACGGATTTAAAGCGGTCACCGGAGGTGGGGCAAGAACCTGCGAAGCATGGGTAAGAACAACGTCTTCGGAAAACAACATTATAATTATGTCCTGGGGTGAAAACTCAAGCGCCCAGAAGTGGGATGTAAGACTGCATAATGCCAATAGGGCACTTCGAGTCGAATACAATGGTGGTGGTGTAGTGGGGACCAAGCCCTTGAACGATGGAGAGTGGCACCATATTGCCATTGTGGTTCCTGCTGAAGGAGTGCCTTTGAGCAGTGTGTTGCTTTATGTTGATGGTCAGCCTGAACCTACCACGGCTGCTTCAGGTGGCAATCCAATCAATACCTCAGCGGTCAACGATTTTGAGATTGGAAGAAGTGCTGCACAACCCAGCCGATACTGGATAGGTGGATTGACCGATATCCGTGTTTGGGACGACGCAAGGACAGCTGCCGAGATTGCTGCGAATTATGATAAAAGACTAAATGGAGACGAAGCAGGTCTCATGGGATACTGGAAACTGGATGAAGGCACGGGAAATACGGTTCAGGATTCGAGCACCAATGGAAATTCTGGAACTTTAGGTGGTGATTTGGGTGAAACGGCCAGACCTCTCTGGACAGAAATCGATGCCGGTTTTCCTTTTGATCCATAA